Part of the Amycolatopsis sp. 195334CR genome is shown below.
CGCAGCCCGAGCCTGCGGGCGATCAGCACCCACCGCGCCGCGCTGAACACCGTGGTCAGCAGGCCGATGCCGAGCGCGGCGGCCACCGCGGGCAGGTTCACCGCGCGCACGCCGTCCAGCAGCGCGCCGGTACCGAGCTGCCAGCACAGGAACCCGAGGATGGCCGCCCCGGCGAGCAGCCGCAGCCACGACCAGAGCAGGCGCTTGGCCGCTGGGGACAAACCTGGGGCGAGCACGGCCGCGGTCATCGGGATCCCTCCTCCTGCCGCGGTGATCACCCCGGCACCCTGGACCACGTGCGGTGCCGTCGGACGGTTCAATCGAGTTCGGCCTGCCGCAGCAACTCGAGCAGTTCCGCGTGCAGCGCGGGCCCCACGGCGATGGTCGCGGCCGAGTCGACGGTGTGCTCGCTGCCGTCGCGGTCGAACACCAGCCCACCCGCTTCGCGCACCAGCAGCACGCCGGCCGCGGTGTCCCACGGGAAGTTGGCCAGTATCACCGTGCCCGCCAGCTTGCCGTCGGCCACCCAGGCCAGGTCGATCGCCGCGCTGCCGAGCATCCGGATCCGGTGCGCCCGCGCGCCGAGCCGGGCCAGCAGCCCCAGCCGCACCCGGTTCTTCGGCTCGGCACCCTCGCCGATGGCGAAGTCGCCGACCGACAGCACCGCGTCGGACATCCGATCGACCTCGGCGATCCGGATCGGCCGGTCGCCGGCGAACGCGCCGCCGCCCTTCACCGCGGTGTACCGGGCGCCGAGGAACGGCAGGTCGATCGCCGCCAGCACCCCGCGATCACCCTCGACCAGGCCGAGCGACACCCCGCACAACGGGATGCCGTGCGCCAGGTTCGAGGTGCCGTCCACCGGGTCCAGCACCCACCAGCGGTCCCGCGGCCCGGTGTGCCCGTGCTCCTCGCCGAGGAAGCCGATCTCCGGGGTTTCCTCGGCGAGGAACTCCCGCAGCGCGTCCTCCACCGCGAGGTCCACGTCGGTGACCAGATCGCGGTCGCTCTTGAGCGTCACGGCTCCCGGGATGCGGGAACCGATGATGTGCTTGGCCCGGTCCAGCGCCTCGGCGGCGACCGGGCGCAACGTGGTGTGGTCCATCAACTGCCCAGTCCGTTGACCACGGAATCGAGGTGCGGCAGGTGGTGGCCCAGCCGGTCCCGTTTCGCGGTGAGGTAGCGGATATTGTGGTCGGTCGGCTGGATCAGCAATGGTACGCGCGCGGAAACTCCGATTCCGTACGATTCCAGCGCGTCGATCTTGTCCCCGTTGTTCGACATCAGTTCGACCGTGCGCACGCCCAGATATCTCAGCACCCGCGCGGCCGGTCCGAAATCACGTGCGTCCACCGGAAGGCCGAGCGAGGTGGCCGAATCCACCGTGTCCAGCCCCTGCTCGTCCTGGAGCACGTGGGTGCGCACCTTGGCCACCAGGCCGATCCCCCGGCCCTCGTGTCCGCGCAGGTAGACCAGCACGCCGCGGCCCCGCTGCACGATCCGGTCCAGTGCCGCGCCGAGCTGGTCACCGCATTCGCAGCGGCGCGCCGAGAAAATGTCGCCGGTGACGCATTCGGAATGCACGCGCACCAGTACGTCCTGTTGTTGCCAGAGGTCGCCGAGCACCAGCGCGATATGCTCGTTGCCGTCCACCGAGTCGCGGAATGCGACCGTGCGGAATTTACCGCGACTGGTCATGAGGTCGGCTTCGGCGATGTCCTCGAACTCGATGGTTTGATCGCGCATCAAACAACTCCCTTTTCATCGCTCGACCCCGGGCCCACGCTAACCAAGATCGGGGACTCAGTCCACGCGCGGCAACGCGAGCAGATCTCGGTGGCGCACCGCCACCGCCAGCTCACCCGCCGCGCACGCCGCCAGGCGCTCACGCAGGTAGCGCTCCGCCGCCGGGCGAAGCGCGGGTTCCTGTTCCACGGCCGCGCTCACCCAGCCGGTCAACCATTCCGCCGTCAGAGCCGAGCACGTGCCGTCCAGCCGCCAGTCGCTGTCCGCCAACCGGACCACGGCACCGTGCCCGCCGAACGCCTCGGCCGCGACCGCCACGCTGTCCGGCCCGAGCAGCCGCCGCCCCTGAACCACCCTCCGCTGGTGCGCGTTGAACGCGGCGGCCAGGTCGGCGTCCAGCGGATCCCCCGGCGTCAGCTCCACCTCCCCCACCACCGACAGCGTCAGCAGCACCGGGATGCCCGCACACGCCGTGGCCAGCGCGGAAACCTCCTCCGCGGTGAGCAGGTCGAGCAACGCCGACGCGGTGATCAGCGAGGTCCCGGCGAGATCCGCGGCGCTCAGGTTCGTCACGTCACCCCGCGAAGTGGTCACCGTGACCGAGGCGGGCTTGCGCGCGGCGGCCACCGCCAGCAACGCCGGATCGCGGTCGTGCAGCGTCCAGTGCTGCGGGCCCGGCAACCGATCGGCGAGCCAGCGGACCATGGATCCCGTGCCGCAGCCCAGATCCCGGATGTGCATCGGGGTCATCAGGCGCTCGCGCAACGGTTCCAGCAGCTCTTCGGCCCGTGCGTCGGCGTCCGCCGGTTCACGCAGTGCCAGCCATTCCGAAGAAAACACAGAGAACTCGCTCATACCCGCTCCAGCACGTGAGCGAGTTTCCGCGCGCTGTGGTCCCAACCGGGCAGCGTCGTCCGGCGCGCATACGCGGCTTCGCGCAACCGTTCGCGCAACTCGCCATCGGTGAGCCACGCGCGCAACGCCTTCGCGATTTCACCCGGCTCGGGCGGTGTGAGCAGCCCGGCCGTGCCGACCGTGTCCGGCACGGCGTCGACCTCGGTCGCGAGCACGGGAATGCCGCGCGCGAGCGCCTCGGTGAGCACCATGCCGAAGGTTTCCGCGCGGGAGGTGAGCACGACCAGGTCCGCCCGTTCGAACTCGGCGGCCAGTTCCGCGCCCGCCCGTGGACCGGCCAGTTCGACCCGCTCGCCGAGACCGCGTCCGGTGATCATCCCGGTCACCTCGTCGGCGTAACCGGAATCGCGGCTGAGGGTGCCGACGCACCGGCAGTGCCAGTCCAGGTCGCTGACCTGCGACAACGCCTCGACCAGGAGATCGTGTCCCTTGCGCGGGGTGACCGCGGCCGGGCAGAGCAGCTGCCGCACCCCGTCGGTGCCGGACGCGATCGGCGCGGGCTCCGTGCCCGGCGGCACCGCGTGGACGTGCGCGAGACCGTGGTGCTCGACCAGTTGCGCGGCCGCCCAGTCGCTGGTCGCGATGACCGCCTTCGCCTCGTGCAGCGTGGTGCGTTCGAGCCGGTCGAGGTCGGGGTGCTCCACCCGCAGCGGCAGGTGCACCAGCACGACCAGGCGCAACCGGTTCGCGTGCGCGGTGATGATCTCCGGCACCCCGGCCGCGACCAGGCCGTCGAGCAGCACGAGCGTGCCCGCGGGCAGAGCGGTGAGCAGGGCCGCCAGCCGGTCGCACGCGTCGTCGCCGGGCTCGGGCCAGCTCCCGTCGATCGCCGATTCGTCCACCTGCCAGCCCAGCGCGCGCAGACCGTCGCACACGCGCCGGTCGTAGGTGTTGCCGCCGCTCGGCACCCGCGGATCGTCCACGTCACCGGGCAGCACGACGTGCAGTGCGGTCACAGCGAACGCTCGTAACTCGCCCACGCCACATGGGATTCGTGCAGGGTGACGGTGATCCCGGCGAGCCCGCGCGCACCCTCGCCCAACGCGCCCGCCTGCACCTTGCCTGCCAGGCGGTCGGCGATCACCTTGGCCAGGAACTCGGTGGAGGTGTTGATGCCGGCGAACTCCGGCACGTCGTCGAGGTTGCGGTAGTTCAGGTCGCCGAGCACGGCGGCCAGCTCCTCGGTGGCCAGTCCGATGTCGACGACGATGTTGTCCTCGTCCAGTTCGGACCGCTTGAACGTGGCGTCCACCACGAAGGTCGCGCCGTGCAGCTGCTGCGCCGGACCGAAGACCGCACCGCGGAAGCTGTGGGCGACCATGATGTGCCCGCGGACGTTCACACTGAACAAGGCTCACTCTCCATCAGTCGTAGGTGATCCGGTGGCACAGCGACGGCAGGTCGCCGCCGGCCAGCGGGGGCAGCACGGCCGGCAGGTCGCCGAACGGGCTTTCCCCGGTGATCAAGGCGTCAAACCGGGCGTCGGCGAGCAGTTCCATCGCCAGTGCCATGCGGTCCGCGTAGGAGTTGCGGGTGCGCCGGGCCGGGGACACCACACCGACCTGGCTGCCGCGGATGGTCAACCGTCGCGAATGGAAGAACTCCCCCAGTGGCAACGAGACCCGTTTATCGCCGTACCAGCTCAGTTCGACCACCACGCCGTCCGTGGTGAGCAGTTCGAGCGAGCGCACCAACCCCGCTTCGGTGGTGCTCGCGTGGATCACCAGGTCGCACTCGCCCTCGGCTTCGTCGGGCGTGGCGAAGCCGACGCCCAGCGCCTCGGCCACGCTCGCCCGCGCGGGATCGGCGTCGACGAGCTGCACGCGCGCACCCGGGAAACCGGCCAGGATCGCCGCAACCGAGCAGCCGACCATGCCACCACCGACCACGGCGATCCGGTCGCCGATCTTCGGTTCGGCGTCCCAGACCGCGTTGACCGCCGTCTCCACGGTGCCGGCCAGGATCGCGCGCTCCGGCGGGACCGCGTCCGGCACGGGCGTCACGGCGTCCGCCGGGACCACGTAGGCCGTCTGGTGCGGGTAGAGGCAGAACACCGTCCGCCCGCGCAGGTGGTCCGGGCCCTGCTCGACCACACCGACGTTGAGATAGCCGTACTTGACCGGTCCGGGGAAGTCGCCTTCCTGGAAGGGCGCGCGCATCACCTCGTGCTGGTTTTCCGGCACCTGCCCGCGGAAGACGAGTGCCTCGGTACCGCGGCTGACGCCGGAGTAGCGCGTGCGGACCAGCACCTCGCCGTCGCCGGGAGCGGGCACTTCGACCGGCCGAAGTTCACCCTGACCTGGGGCGCGGAGCCAGAACGCCTGGTGCATAACCCTCCTCTGAGCACGAAGATCGTCCCGTCAGGATAGGCGCGATCGACCCGACTTGAACCGTTCACGGACGTGGTACGTGGACAGGGTGAGGGCTTAGGGAGGTCGCGATGCGCACACTGGGATGGGAAGCGGCGGGCTGGCTGGCCGGGCAACTGGCGGTGCTCACCGCGTTGGCCGGCCACCTCGGCCTCGGGCCGGCGGGCTGGCTGGCCGGGGCCGGGTTCACCGCGCTGCTGTGGGGTGCGCTGGCCGCCTCGGTCGATCGCCCGTGGACGCTCGGACCGGCGAACCGGGTCACCGTCGGGCGGGCCGTGCTCGTCGGCGGGGTGACGATGCTGGTCGCCGACGCCACGGTCACCGGGTCGAGCCCGCACACCGCGTTGCTGGTGGCGGTCGCGTCGGTCGCGCTCGCGCTGGACGCCGTCGACGGGCAGGTCGCGCGGCGCACCGGCACCGCGTCGGCGCTCGGCGCCCGGTTCGACATGGAGGTCGACGCGTTCCTGATCCTGGTGCTCAGCGTGGCGGCGGCCTCGGTGGCCGGGCCGTGGGTGCTGCTGATCGGCGCGATGCGGTACCTGTTCGTGGCGGCCGCGTGGTTCGCGCCGTGGCTGCGGGCGGACCTGCCGCCGAGCACGGCGCGCAAGGCCGTGTGCGCGGTGCAGGGCGTGGTGCTGGTGGTGGTGACCTCGGGCCTGCTGCCGGAACCGTTGTCGGTCGCGGTCGCCGCGGGGGCGCTGGGCAGCCTGCTGTGGTCGTTCGGCCGGGACACCGCCTGGCTGTGGCGGTCTACCGTGGGGACATGGAGTCCCGCCGCGTGCGCACCCCGGATCGTCAGGACCTCGCCGCGGCTTGGCGCACGATCTCGGCCCGGCTCGCTCCGACCCCGCTCCACGCAGGTGTCGACGGGCTGAACCTGAAGCTGGAGACCTTCCAGCCGACCGGTGCCTTCAAGATCCGCGGCGCGCTCAACGCGTTGAGCGCGCTGCCCGCGGACGTCGTGCCGGTCACCGCGTCGGCGGGCAACCACGGGCTCGGCGTCGCGCACGCGGCCAGGATGCTCGGCCGCCGCGCGACCGTGGTGGTGCCGGGCAACGCTTCCCCCGCCAAGGTCGCCGCGCTCCACGCCACCGGGGTCGACCTGGTCGAGATCGGCAGTTCCTACGACGACGCCGAGCAGCACGCGCTGGAGCTCGCCGCCGGTGGGGCGCACTACCTCTCGGCGTACAACGATCCCGAGGTCATCGCGGGCCAGGGCACGATCGGGCACGAACTCCGCGAGCAGGTCCCCGGACCGCTGACCGTGGTCTGCGCGGTCGGCGGGGGCGGACTGGCCTCCGGGCTCGGGTTGTGGGCTTCCGGCCACGACGACGTCCGGATCATCGGTGTCGAAGCCGCCGAATCGACGGCGGTTTCCGCGGCCGTGCGCGCCGGGCGGGTGGTCGACGTGCCGATCGGGGAAACGATCGCCGACGGGGTGGCCGGTGGGGTGGAACGCGGGTCCGTCACCATCGAACTGATCTCCGCGCACGTGTCCGAACTGCTCACCGTGACCGAAACCGAAATCCGCGCGGCGATGCGGTACCTGCTCACCGAACGCGGCGTCGTCGCTGAGGGTGCCGGCGCACTCGGCGTGGCTGCTTTGCTTGCGGGCAAAGCGAAAGCGGACGGCACGGCGGTCGCGGTGGTGTCCGGGCGCAACATCACCGTCCCGGCGCTCACCGCCGCCGTGCGCTGAGCCAACCGCGCGAAGCTTGGCGCGCGCTGAACCCCTGCCGTCCAGCGGTAAGGGGGGAAACCGGTGCGCAATTAGGGGGTTGGGGCGGCGCGGACCGGCTGGCACAGTAATTCACGGGCCGCATTACCCCCAGCACGCATTTCGACCTCCTTGGAAGGAAAAGAGAGGCGATGCACAGAACTCCCGAGGCGACGACGATTCCGGCCGCCGCCGCACCCATTTCACTGAGCACCACCACGGTGGACATCGTGGTGCCGGTGTACAACGAGGAACGCGCGCTCACCGGCACGGTCGAGGTGCTCCGCGCCTATCTGCGCGAGAACTTCCCGTACGACTGGACCATCACGGTGATGGACAACGGCAGCGAGGACGGCACGCTCGAAGTGGCCAACGCGCTGGCGCGCAACGACGAACGCGTGCGGGTGATGCACCTCGACGTGGCGGGCCGCGGCCGCGCGCTGCGCGAG
Proteins encoded:
- a CDS encoding inositol monophosphatase; this encodes MMDHTTLRPVAAEALDRAKHIIGSRIPGAVTLKSDRDLVTDVDLAVEDALREFLAEETPEIGFLGEEHGHTGPRDRWWVLDPVDGTSNLAHGIPLCGVSLGLVEGDRGVLAAIDLPFLGARYTAVKGGGAFAGDRPIRIAEVDRMSDAVLSVGDFAIGEGAEPKNRVRLGLLARLGARAHRIRMLGSAAIDLAWVADGKLAGTVILANFPWDTAAGVLLVREAGGLVFDRDGSEHTVDSAATIAVGPALHAELLELLRQAELD
- a CDS encoding GTP cyclohydrolase II — its product is MRDQTIEFEDIAEADLMTSRGKFRTVAFRDSVDGNEHIALVLGDLWQQQDVLVRVHSECVTGDIFSARRCECGDQLGAALDRIVQRGRGVLVYLRGHEGRGIGLVAKVRTHVLQDEQGLDTVDSATSLGLPVDARDFGPAARVLRYLGVRTVELMSNNGDKIDALESYGIGVSARVPLLIQPTDHNIRYLTAKRDRLGHHLPHLDSVVNGLGS
- a CDS encoding class I SAM-dependent methyltransferase; translated protein: MSEFSVFSSEWLALREPADADARAEELLEPLRERLMTPMHIRDLGCGTGSMVRWLADRLPGPQHWTLHDRDPALLAVAAARKPASVTVTTSRGDVTNLSAADLAGTSLITASALLDLLTAEEVSALATACAGIPVLLTLSVVGEVELTPGDPLDADLAAAFNAHQRRVVQGRRLLGPDSVAVAAEAFGGHGAVVRLADSDWRLDGTCSALTAEWLTGWVSAAVEQEPALRPAAERYLRERLAACAAGELAVAVRHRDLLALPRVD
- a CDS encoding glycosyltransferase family 4 protein; translated protein: MTALHVVLPGDVDDPRVPSGGNTYDRRVCDGLRALGWQVDESAIDGSWPEPGDDACDRLAALLTALPAGTLVLLDGLVAAGVPEIITAHANRLRLVVLVHLPLRVEHPDLDRLERTTLHEAKAVIATSDWAAAQLVEHHGLAHVHAVPPGTEPAPIASGTDGVRQLLCPAAVTPRKGHDLLVEALSQVSDLDWHCRCVGTLSRDSGYADEVTGMITGRGLGERVELAGPRAGAELAAEFERADLVVLTSRAETFGMVLTEALARGIPVLATEVDAVPDTVGTAGLLTPPEPGEIAKALRAWLTDGELRERLREAAYARRTTLPGWDHSARKLAHVLERV
- a CDS encoding 6-carboxytetrahydropterin synthase, encoding MFSVNVRGHIMVAHSFRGAVFGPAQQLHGATFVVDATFKRSELDEDNIVVDIGLATEELAAVLGDLNYRNLDDVPEFAGINTSTEFLAKVIADRLAGKVQAGALGEGARGLAGITVTLHESHVAWASYERSL
- a CDS encoding zinc-binding alcohol dehydrogenase, whose protein sequence is MHQAFWLRAPGQGELRPVEVPAPGDGEVLVRTRYSGVSRGTEALVFRGQVPENQHEVMRAPFQEGDFPGPVKYGYLNVGVVEQGPDHLRGRTVFCLYPHQTAYVVPADAVTPVPDAVPPERAILAGTVETAVNAVWDAEPKIGDRIAVVGGGMVGCSVAAILAGFPGARVQLVDADPARASVAEALGVGFATPDEAEGECDLVIHASTTEAGLVRSLELLTTDGVVVELSWYGDKRVSLPLGEFFHSRRLTIRGSQVGVVSPARRTRNSYADRMALAMELLADARFDALITGESPFGDLPAVLPPLAGGDLPSLCHRITYD
- a CDS encoding CDP-alcohol phosphatidyltransferase family protein yields the protein MRTLGWEAAGWLAGQLAVLTALAGHLGLGPAGWLAGAGFTALLWGALAASVDRPWTLGPANRVTVGRAVLVGGVTMLVADATVTGSSPHTALLVAVASVALALDAVDGQVARRTGTASALGARFDMEVDAFLILVLSVAAASVAGPWVLLIGAMRYLFVAAAWFAPWLRADLPPSTARKAVCAVQGVVLVVVTSGLLPEPLSVAVAAGALGSLLWSFGRDTAWLWRSTVGTWSPAACAPRIVRTSPRLGARSRPGSLRPRSTQVSTG
- a CDS encoding threonine/serine dehydratase gives rise to the protein MESRRVRTPDRQDLAAAWRTISARLAPTPLHAGVDGLNLKLETFQPTGAFKIRGALNALSALPADVVPVTASAGNHGLGVAHAARMLGRRATVVVPGNASPAKVAALHATGVDLVEIGSSYDDAEQHALELAAGGAHYLSAYNDPEVIAGQGTIGHELREQVPGPLTVVCAVGGGGLASGLGLWASGHDDVRIIGVEAAESTAVSAAVRAGRVVDVPIGETIADGVAGGVERGSVTIELISAHVSELLTVTETEIRAAMRYLLTERGVVAEGAGALGVAALLAGKAKADGTAVAVVSGRNITVPALTAAVR